The uncultured Trichococcus sp. DNA window CAAGAACAGACGCTGGAGCTGATCAGAAAAACCGGCTTTCCTTTGGTCGGACCGAGCGCGAATACGTCAGGAAAACCGAGTCCGACGACGGCCCAGCATGTGTTGCACGACCTGTCCGGAAAAATTGCCGGAATCCTCGATGGCGGAGAAACGCAGATCGGTCTGGAATCAACCGTCCTCGATTTGACCAATGCAGCCGGTCCCGTCATTTTGCGTCCGGGTGCCATCACGGAAGCGCAGTTGGAGCCGGTCATCGGCAAGCTGGCAGCAAATGGCGGGACAGCAAACGAGACAGAAGCTCCGAAAGCGCCAGGGATGAAGTACCAACACTATTCTCCTACCCAACCGGTCATCCTGATTGATGGAACGACTGCCGATTGGAAAGCCGCCATCGAGGCGTGTCACGATCAAGGCGAAAAAATCGGTATTTTGGCTTCCGAAGAAAAGTTGACTGCGCATAAGGCGGCAGCGCGCGCTACTTTCTCATTAGGACCGAAGGCTGATGTGACGGTGGCATCGCAACGTCTATATGCGGGGCTGAGGTATCTTGATGAACAGCCTGTTGATGTGATCTTGGCGGAAGCTTATGATGCGAATGGTCTCGGCAAGGCATTCATGAATCGTATGGAAAAAGCAGCTTCTGCGAAATATCCGAAAAAATAGCCGGAATTATCGCTTATTATCCGTCTTTAGCTTACTTTTTGTAAAAAAATATTCAATTCCAGGAGCTTATATGCTTTATTTCCTGAAAATTTATGCTATACTCAACTTACATTTTTTAATTGATTTAAATTTTGGAATAATGTGATGGAAGGGTGCAAACATGGATAAAGAATTATTTGCAGCAATTGATAAAGAACGCGAAAGACAAGAGAACGGGATCGAGCTGATTGCTTCCGAAAACTTTGTATCTGAAGATGTTATGAGAGCGCAAGGCAGCATCTTGACAAATAAATATGCTGAAGGCTATCCTGGTCGTCGTTATTATGGCGGTTGCGAATTTATCGATGTCATCGAAAACTTGGCCATCGATCGCATCAAAGAAATCTTCGGTGCGGAATATGCCAATGTACAACCACATTCTGGTTCACAAGCTAACATGGCTGCTTATCGTGTTTTGGTCCAGCCCGGCGATAAGATTTTGGGGATGGACTTGAGTCATGGGGGACATTTGACCCATGGTGCGTCTGTGAATTTCAGTGGTCAGACTTATGAGTTCGTGGCTTACGGTGTAGAAAAAGAATCCGAAACAATCAACTATGACACAGTCAGAGAGATCGCTTTGAAAGAACAACCAAAATTGATTGTTGCCGGTGCCAGCGCTTATCCGCGCGCAATCGATTTCAAACGTTTTAGAGAAATCGCCGATGAAGTCGGTGCTTATCTGATGGTGGATATGGCTCACATCGCCGGACTTTGCGCAACAGGACATCACCAAAATCCGGTTGAATATGCCCACATCGTAACTACTACGACACATAAAACACTTCGCGGTCCTCGTGGAGGCGTCATCTTGGCCAAAGAAGAATTCGGCAAAAAGTTGAACAGCGCTGTATTCCCTGGAATCCAAGGAGGACCTCTTGAGCACGTTGTCGCAGCTAAAGCGGTATCCTTCTATGAAGCTGCAACACCGGAGTACACTGAATACATCGGGCAAGTCATCAAAAATGCCCAAGCAATGGCTGAGGTTTTTAATGCATCCGAATTGCGCGTCATCAGCGGCGGAACCGATAACCACTTGTTGCTGTTGGATGTTACAAGCAGCGGGTTGAACGGAAAACAAGTAGAAAAACTGTTGGATACTGTTGAAATCACTGTCAATAAAAACACGATTCCTTTTGAAACGCTGGGCGCAAACAAAGCCAGCGGAATCCGTATCGGCACACCTGCCATCACAACAAGAGGAATGAAGGAAGCAGAGGCACGCAAGATTGCTGAACTGATCGTGGAAACGATCCAAAACCACACGGATGAAGCAAAATTGGATGAAGTCCGTGCGGCGGTCCATGCCATCACAAAAGCGTTCCCATTGCACAAAAAACTTTAAGTTCGCTTCGCGAACAAATCCATGACAGAAAATAAATTGCCACTTATAATTTAATTGAAGATAACACAAATTCAAGCTGTTTAACGGTGTTTTGCCGAACCCGTACAAAAAACTGAATGATTTCATCTTGTTGAGAAAAACCGAATATACCTATGAGTATGGAAACAAAATTACAGATCTATTTCGATGAAATCCGTTATCTTCTCATTTGTTTATAGGAGGGATTTCCATGGAAGTTATGGTTGAAACCTGTTGTGGAATCGATGTTCATCAAAAGTCCATTGTCTGTTGTATTCTTGATGGCCCTTTAGACACGAACAAACCAAAAAAACAGCATCGTACCTTTGGTACAACAACAAAGAAACTCCGAGAAGCATTGAAATGGATTCAATCTCAGAACGTTACGCACGTTTTTTTCGAAAGCACTGGGCAATATTGGATTCCAATATTTAATATTTTTTATGACAGCAATCTGACGTTGATTCTGGCGAATCCGCAACATATTAAAAATCTTCCTGGCAGGAAGACGGATATGAATGATGCCGAATGGATCGCTCAACTTGGTAGATGTGGGCTGATCCAACCATCCTACATCCCTTGCGAGGAAGTTCAACAATTGCGGCTTCTGACAAGACGACGTAAATCCTATACCGAACGGATCACCCAATGTAAAAATGAAATTCATAATATTTTACAACGGGCTAATATTAAGCTAACCAGTTATCTTTCGAATATCTATGGTGTTACCGGGATGGCTTTATTGGAGATGTTTAGTAATGGGGAAGTTATCACAGAAGAAACGCTTCTTCCCAAAATTCATGGGAAAATCAAAGCTACTGTAGCTGAGTTGGTAGAAGCAATGGACGGTAAATTATCCGGTGAAGATCGATTTTTGTTGGATCAATCCTTGGATTATTATCGTCAATTGGTAAAGCAATTAGAAGAGATCACGGTTGTGATTAAGCAGTATGTTTTAGAAAGATTTGAGCGAGAGTATAATCTCCTTATTGAACTTCCTGGAGTCAGCGCTATTGTTGCTTGCGTGATTTTGAGTGAAATTGGCCCAAATGTAGAGGCCTTCCAATCACAAGGTAACTTAGCATCGTGGGCTGGCGTATGCCCAGGATCTTACGAGAGTGCCGGAATAAAAAAATCTTCCCATACAACACAAGGAAATAAATATTTAAAATCTAGCCTCTTCCAGGCCGGAGGCACTGCGGGAAGATCAAAAGATGAAGCCTTCCAGAGTCTATACGCTCGTATATCTGGTAGAAGTTCAAAGATGAAGGCAATTATAGCTTGTGCACATAAAATGATTAGAATAATCTATAAAATCTTGAGCACAGGCGAGCATTACGACACGAAAAAAGCTCTAGGACTGCGGCAACAGGCTAGAGCTAACTAAAAAAATTTTTCCACCTAAATTATAGCATGGGAGTGACTTTTTGCGCATTTTTCTGCTATTTATTTTCAAACAAAACTAGCTGCTGCTGAAGTTTAAACAGATTACCGAAGAGCCGTCCCTCACTAGGAGGGGGCTCTTTTTTTCCCGGAGCAGTCGGCAATGTCAGGTGATCATAGAGTTCAGAACAGCGAACGGCCGACGAACGCCTACTATGTCGGCTGAACAGGGTACGAAAGTTACCGAACGGCCGACGAAAGACCGGCATGTCGGCTGAATGCAGAGTGAGGAACAGCGAACAGCCGACGAACGCCTACTATGTCGGCTGAACAGGGGACGAAAGTTACCGATCAGCCGACGAAACCATCCTTCATCCAGAAAAAAGTGGCGCGCCATTCCCGCAAATAGGGTGAAATCGGCGTTGGTTCATCTTAAAACATAGCTCTTGATGTTTTCTCATTGTTTTATTTCTGGTATTTGCAGCGATTTTCAATTACAATAGGTTGAGCAAAAATAGGAAAGTGGGGCAAAAGTATATGGGAGAATTCCATGTAATGAATCACCCGTTGATTCAACACAAATTAACAATCATCCGCGAGAAAGAATGCGGAACAAAAGTATTCCGTGAAGTAGTAAGCGAAATCGCCATGTTGATGGCTTATGAAGTAACAAGGGACATGCCTTTGGAAGACATAGAAATCGAAACGCCATTGGTGAAAACGATCCAAAAAACATTATCCGGTAAAAAAGTTGCCATCATTCCGATCTTGCGTGCAGGTTTAGGGATGGTTGATGGGTTCTTGGCGATGTTGCCTGCTGCAAAAGTGGGTCATATCGGCATGTACCGTGACCACGAAACATTGGAGCCAGTTGAGTATTTCGTGAAACTGCCGACGGACATCCAAGAACGTCAATTGTTCATCGTTGATCCAATGTTGGCGACAGGCGGATCAGCTATCGCCGCTATCGAAGCTTTGGAAAAGAGAGGCGCATCGCCATCATCCATGAAATTCATCTGTCTGGTTGCAGCTCCTGAAGGTGTGGAAGCATTGCACGCGGCTTATCCGGATGTGGATATCTATGCAGCTTCATTGGATGAAAGATTGGACGAAAACAGCTACATCCTTCCTGGATTGGGAGATGCTGGTGACCGACTGTTCGGTACAAAATAATCGTTCAAAAAGGCATTTAAGCAATTGTGTGAATAATTGTCAAAAAATCAATATAATCATGAGAACGTCTTTCCGATTTACTTGGTATTGAAAAGTGATCATAAAGAGCTGAGCCGGAATTCCGACAAGGAATTCCGGTTCATTTTTTTTTCTTCAAGTTAAGTTTGTTATACTTCGACTGCGTAAGGTTACAGTACCGACGGGTTTAAAGGATAGTAAGCAAGCCAATAAATTCGCTTTTTTTTCCCAAGTAGAATCACTTTTGGCATGCGTTCGGATTTTCATAATCCTATAAAGATATTAGTGTATTGAGTATCCGCGATTATGGGAGCGGTATCTTTTCATCATTTTCATGAAAAGGCCGGAAATATCCTTATAAACCACAGATTTTCTTTGAATTTGGACAAAGTTGGTGTTATGATTAGCGGTGTTGAACAGAAATGCAAAGAAACTTATGAAATAGCCACTTATTGTGACTAGAGTATGGGAGGTCCAGCTAAATTAGTTGTCTACTTTTACGAATGTCTTTTAAAATAATGTAGCGTGGACTAGGTTTGGCATAGCTGTTTTTTTATTTGTATTGAAAAGAGGTGAAAATATTGGAAGCTGAATCTAAAGTCATCCATTTTATGGGATTGGGTTTCAGTTTGAATATCATCATAAGTGTATTGGCGACTTGCATTATTGTTTTTTTATTTTGTTTTATTGCTACCCGGAAACTGGCGGTGAGGCCAACTTCCAAAAGCCAATTAGCTATTGAATATTTGGTTGATTTTATCCGCAACATGATTTCCAGCTCGCTTCATTGGAAGGTTGGACAACAATTCCACTTATTGGGTTTCACTTTGTTCCTGTTTGTGTGGGTTGCCAATATGTTGGGGCTTGTGTTCATCTTGAACATCGATGGCCATTCGTATTGGAAGAGTCCTACAGCCAGTCCGATCGTCACCTTAGGCTTGGCCTTGATGGTTATTTTGCTGACGCATTATTTCGGTGTTAAGGAAAATGGGTTCAAGGAATATTTCATGAACAGTTATATTCGCCCAGTCGCACCGCTCATGCCGATCAAACTGTTGGAGGAATTTACGAACACTTTGACATTGGCATTGCGTCTTTACGGAAATATTTATGCCGGTGAAATATTGTTGGGGTTGATTGCTTCATTAGCGAATTCATACGGCTTGTTGACCTGGGTTGTGGGGATTCCACTCCAAATGGTTTGGCAAGGATTTTCCATCTTTATCGGATCCATCCAAGCTTTTGTATTCACTACGTTGACTATGGTTTACCTCGCTCATAAGATCGAAGCGGAATAAACTGCGGATCTGTGAGCTTAATAAGTGTCTATCATTATATGAGAAAAAGGAGATTATTATTATGAACTTTATAGGAGCTGCTATTGCGGTTGCCGGTGCGGCCATCGGAGCATCATTAGGAAACGGGAAGGTTATTTCTACTACAATCGAAGCAATCGCCAGACAACCGGAATTACAGAGCAGATTACAGACTTTGATGTTCATCGGTGTCGGCTTGATCGAAGCTGTTCCCATCATGGCGGTAGTTATAGCTTTCTTACTGATTTTCCAATAATAGGGACCAGCAAGACCCATAACTACAGGAGGGATGAGAATGACAGCCAATCTCGTATTGGGAGAGATTACCGCATTAGGTGATACGATTGTTACGCTGCTGTCATTTCTGATGTTGATGGCTCTTATCAAAAAATTCGCATGGCAGCCTTTGATGAAGATCTTAACGGATCGTGAAGAAATGATACATGCAAATATTGATAAAGCGGCAGCAGCGCGTGAGAATGCCGAGAAGAAACACGCGGAAGTCGATGCGCAACTGATAGAAGTCAGAACTACAGCGAGCGATATTTTGAACAGGGCTCAAGCGGAAGGCAATGAAATACAAAAGAACATCATTAAAGAAGCAAAAGAAGATGCACTGCGGATCAAACAAGTGACCCAAAAAGAGCTCGAACTCGAAAGAAAACAGGCTCTTGAAGGATTACGCGCCGAAATCGGAGTCATTTCGTTGGAAATCGCTGAAAAGATCCTTGGTAAGGAAATCAATCACGCAGATCAACAAACTTTGATCGAAGCTTTCATTGAAGGGCTGGATGATTGATATGGTTAAGGACGGTAAAGCAATCACTACTGTAGAAGCATATGTGCAAGCCTACTACAACCGCCTGACAGACTCGAAGATTGCGGACAGAATCCATCTCGATCTTTCGCAATTAAAGGATGCCTTCAATCATTCAGACGCTGACAAGAGTGAGAAGCCAAATCTTGGTTTGGCGGTGAAGTATCTCGCTCCTGAGACGCTTCTGTTTCTCGAGGGACTCCAAGATAACCTTGATAACGAAGGTATCTTGGCTTCCGTAAAGGCGTTCAATGCACTTTATGAGAATAAAAAAGAGTTCGTGAATATGAAGTTAATTTCTGCGGTTCCTTTAACTGCGGAACAAAAAAAGCGCATCCTGGATAAAATGGAAAAAAGAATCGGCGAAGCGACCTTCTTTGTGACTGAAGTGGTCGATCCCACGGTTATGGGCGGCGTCCGGTTGGAGTCGGAAAACCATTATTTCGACAATACCATCGTTACGAAGTTGAAAGAAATGAAGAGACATATCCTGAAAGATTAATAGGGTTAAGAGGTGAATAATGTGGCTACTGAAAACGAAGATTTGAGTTCATTGATCAAAAATAGGATCAACACTTTTCAATCTGTATCAGAGTTTGAAGAAATTGGAAAACTTACCTACATAGGTGACGGAATCGCACGCGCGAAAGGTTTGGAGAACGTTATGTCCGGTGAATTGTTGGAGTTCTCCAACGGCTCCATCGGCATGGCCCAAAACCTTGAGATGAACGATGTCGGTATCATCATTTTTGGAGCTTATGAGAATATCCATGAGGGCGATATCGTCAAACGTACAGGCAAAATCATGGAAGTTCCGGTCGGAGATGCTTTGATTGGGCGCGTTGTGGATGCTTTAGGCAGGCCGGTGGACGGCTTAGGCAGCATCGAAACGACTGGCACAAGACCGGTTGAAAACGAAGCGCCGGGCGTTATGGATCGTCAGTCCGTCAGAGAACCTCTTCAGACCGGCCTAAAAGCATTGGATGCTTTGGTGCCGATTGGTCGAGGCCAACGTGAACTGATCATCGGTGACCGCAAAACCGGAAAAACAAGCATCGCAATCGATGCAATCATTAACCAACGCGGAAAAGATGTTATCTGCATCTACGTCGCAATCGGACAAAAGGAATCGACGGTCCGTAATATGACAGAAACGTTAAAAAAATATCATGCAATGGACTATACGATTGTCGTGACCGCCAGTGCCTCGCAATCCGCGCCGATGCTCTATATCGCGCCTTACGCTGCTACAGCGATGGCAGAAGAGTTCATGTACAAAGGCAAACACGTCCTTATCGTGTACGATGATCTTTCCAAACAGGCGGCTGCTTACCGTGAAATGTCCTTGCTGTTGCGCCGTCCGCCAGGTCGCGAGGCGTATCCAGGGGATGTCTTCTACTTGCATTCCCGTCTGTTGGAACGCTCAGCAAAATTAAACGATGAGTTGGGCGGCGGTTCCATAACCTCCCTGCCGATCGTAGAAACACAAGCTGGGGATATTTCCGCTTATATCCCGACGAACGTCATCTCCATCACTGATGGTCAGATCTTCCTGGAAAGCGACCTGTTCTTCTCAGGAATCCGTCCGGCTCTATCTGCTGGTCTATCCGTTTCCCGTGTCGGTGGATCTGCTCAAATCAAAGCCATGAAAAAAGTATCGGGAACGTTGCGTATCGATTTGGCCAGCTACCGCGAGCTGGAAGCATTCACTCAGTTCGGTTCGGACTTGGA harbors:
- the atpB gene encoding F0F1 ATP synthase subunit A, which translates into the protein MEAESKVIHFMGLGFSLNIIISVLATCIIVFLFCFIATRKLAVRPTSKSQLAIEYLVDFIRNMISSSLHWKVGQQFHLLGFTLFLFVWVANMLGLVFILNIDGHSYWKSPTASPIVTLGLALMVILLTHYFGVKENGFKEYFMNSYIRPVAPLMPIKLLEEFTNTLTLALRLYGNIYAGEILLGLIASLANSYGLLTWVVGIPLQMVWQGFSIFIGSIQAFVFTTLTMVYLAHKIEAE
- a CDS encoding IS110 family transposase; translated protein: MEVMVETCCGIDVHQKSIVCCILDGPLDTNKPKKQHRTFGTTTKKLREALKWIQSQNVTHVFFESTGQYWIPIFNIFYDSNLTLILANPQHIKNLPGRKTDMNDAEWIAQLGRCGLIQPSYIPCEEVQQLRLLTRRRKSYTERITQCKNEIHNILQRANIKLTSYLSNIYGVTGMALLEMFSNGEVITEETLLPKIHGKIKATVAELVEAMDGKLSGEDRFLLDQSLDYYRQLVKQLEEITVVIKQYVLERFEREYNLLIELPGVSAIVACVILSEIGPNVEAFQSQGNLASWAGVCPGSYESAGIKKSSHTTQGNKYLKSSLFQAGGTAGRSKDEAFQSLYARISGRSSKMKAIIACAHKMIRIIYKILSTGEHYDTKKALGLRQQARAN
- the atpE gene encoding F0F1 ATP synthase subunit C; translation: MNFIGAAIAVAGAAIGASLGNGKVISTTIEAIARQPELQSRLQTLMFIGVGLIEAVPIMAVVIAFLLIFQ
- the atpF gene encoding F0F1 ATP synthase subunit B, whose protein sequence is MTANLVLGEITALGDTIVTLLSFLMLMALIKKFAWQPLMKILTDREEMIHANIDKAAAARENAEKKHAEVDAQLIEVRTTASDILNRAQAEGNEIQKNIIKEAKEDALRIKQVTQKELELERKQALEGLRAEIGVISLEIAEKILGKEINHADQQTLIEAFIEGLDD
- a CDS encoding L-threonylcarbamoyladenylate synthase — encoded protein: METKLYDASTIDEAAELLKIGELIAFPTETVYGLGAIASNDEAVKNVYKVKGRPSDNPLIVHVSDREIAKYVAFVPQQAEILMEAFWPGPLTLIFPMKEGIFAPTVTAGHNTVALRMPAQEQTLELIRKTGFPLVGPSANTSGKPSPTTAQHVLHDLSGKIAGILDGGETQIGLESTVLDLTNAAGPVILRPGAITEAQLEPVIGKLAANGGTANETEAPKAPGMKYQHYSPTQPVILIDGTTADWKAAIEACHDQGEKIGILASEEKLTAHKAAARATFSLGPKADVTVASQRLYAGLRYLDEQPVDVILAEAYDANGLGKAFMNRMEKAASAKYPKK
- a CDS encoding F0F1 ATP synthase subunit delta: MIDMVKDGKAITTVEAYVQAYYNRLTDSKIADRIHLDLSQLKDAFNHSDADKSEKPNLGLAVKYLAPETLLFLEGLQDNLDNEGILASVKAFNALYENKKEFVNMKLISAVPLTAEQKKRILDKMEKRIGEATFFVTEVVDPTVMGGVRLESENHYFDNTIVTKLKEMKRHILKD
- the upp gene encoding uracil phosphoribosyltransferase, producing MGEFHVMNHPLIQHKLTIIREKECGTKVFREVVSEIAMLMAYEVTRDMPLEDIEIETPLVKTIQKTLSGKKVAIIPILRAGLGMVDGFLAMLPAAKVGHIGMYRDHETLEPVEYFVKLPTDIQERQLFIVDPMLATGGSAIAAIEALEKRGASPSSMKFICLVAAPEGVEALHAAYPDVDIYAASLDERLDENSYILPGLGDAGDRLFGTK
- the atpA gene encoding F0F1 ATP synthase subunit alpha, with protein sequence MATENEDLSSLIKNRINTFQSVSEFEEIGKLTYIGDGIARAKGLENVMSGELLEFSNGSIGMAQNLEMNDVGIIIFGAYENIHEGDIVKRTGKIMEVPVGDALIGRVVDALGRPVDGLGSIETTGTRPVENEAPGVMDRQSVREPLQTGLKALDALVPIGRGQRELIIGDRKTGKTSIAIDAIINQRGKDVICIYVAIGQKESTVRNMTETLKKYHAMDYTIVVTASASQSAPMLYIAPYAATAMAEEFMYKGKHVLIVYDDLSKQAAAYREMSLLLRRPPGREAYPGDVFYLHSRLLERSAKLNDELGGGSITSLPIVETQAGDISAYIPTNVISITDGQIFLESDLFFSGIRPALSAGLSVSRVGGSAQIKAMKKVSGTLRIDLASYRELEAFTQFGSDLDVSTQKRLSRGRRTVEILKQDLHKTLDVEKQVLILYALTHGFIDSIPVQDIERYESELFKFVKMSYPELFSIISETKDLPPAEDLDEALRSFSGVFIPHVE
- the glyA gene encoding serine hydroxymethyltransferase encodes the protein MDKELFAAIDKERERQENGIELIASENFVSEDVMRAQGSILTNKYAEGYPGRRYYGGCEFIDVIENLAIDRIKEIFGAEYANVQPHSGSQANMAAYRVLVQPGDKILGMDLSHGGHLTHGASVNFSGQTYEFVAYGVEKESETINYDTVREIALKEQPKLIVAGASAYPRAIDFKRFREIADEVGAYLMVDMAHIAGLCATGHHQNPVEYAHIVTTTTHKTLRGPRGGVILAKEEFGKKLNSAVFPGIQGGPLEHVVAAKAVSFYEAATPEYTEYIGQVIKNAQAMAEVFNASELRVISGGTDNHLLLLDVTSSGLNGKQVEKLLDTVEITVNKNTIPFETLGANKASGIRIGTPAITTRGMKEAEARKIAELIVETIQNHTDEAKLDEVRAAVHAITKAFPLHKKL